In Caldisericaceae bacterium, the following proteins share a genomic window:
- a CDS encoding restriction endonuclease subunit S yields MTEKFSLPKGWRWVKLGEVCEIIMGQSPPGSTYNKESKGLPFYQGKADFGNVFLLPPSTWCTEPLKIAEPNDILISVRAPVGQANICSERCCIGRGLAAIRAKKDVNLWFVFYFLRFIEKEIATLGSGSTFPAISKFQIYNLKIPLPPLFEQERIVSKLQELMQQIDRARSACEKQLEAAKALPSAYLREVFESEEAKRWERKRLGEVCEILKGKKPELYDNKKSEAMIPYLTAEVIRFGSTPKWCLKSDKNSVVVDKDEIIIIADGSNSGEVFTGYTGVLASTMGKLKINKNVSKDYLYFFIKMNFKELNTPKRGSATPHLDKDIFYELSIPLPSLSEQQRIASYLKEKMAYIQNLQSAIQKQQSAINALPQAILRKAFRGEL; encoded by the coding sequence TACCATTTTATCAGGGGAAAGCTGATTTTGGGAATGTTTTTTTACTTCCTCCCTCTACCTGGTGCACAGAACCATTAAAAATAGCCGAACCTAACGATATATTAATTTCTGTCAGAGCTCCAGTAGGTCAAGCAAATATTTGTAGTGAAAGATGTTGTATTGGTCGTGGACTTGCAGCAATAAGGGCTAAAAAGGATGTAAATTTATGGTTTGTCTTTTATTTTCTTCGCTTCATTGAAAAAGAAATTGCTACATTAGGTTCAGGCTCAACTTTTCCCGCAATCTCAAAATTTCAAATCTACAATCTTAAAATTCCTCTTCCTCCTCTTTTTGAACAAGAACGCATTGTCTCAAAACTTCAAGAGCTTATGCAACAAATTGACCGTGCCAGAAGTGCCTGTGAAAAGCAATTGGAAGCAGCAAAAGCCCTGCCATCTGCATATTTAAGAGAAGTCTTTGAAAGCGAAGAGGCAAAGAGATGGGAAAGAAAAAGATTGGGGGAAGTGTGTGAGATTCTTAAAGGCAAAAAACCGGAATTGTATGACAATAAAAAAAGTGAAGCAATGATACCTTACTTAACTGCAGAAGTTATTAGATTTGGTTCTACTCCAAAATGGTGTTTAAAATCAGACAAAAATTCGGTAGTAGTGGACAAAGACGAGATAATAATAATTGCTGATGGTTCTAATTCCGGAGAAGTTTTTACGGGATATACAGGTGTTTTGGCATCTACAATGGGAAAATTAAAAATAAATAAAAATGTTTCAAAAGATTATTTATATTTTTTTATAAAAATGAATTTTAAGGAATTAAATACACCTAAACGAGGCTCAGCAACTCCGCATTTAGATAAAGATATTTTTTATGAATTATCAATTCCTCTTCCTTCTCTTTCTGAACAACAACGCATTGCCTCCTATCTCAAAGAAAAAATGGCTTATATCCAAAATCTGCAATCTGCAATTCAAAAACAGCAATCAGCAATAAATGCCTTGCCACAAGCAATTTTAAGAAAGGCGTTTAGGGGTGAGTTATAA